The following nucleotide sequence is from Peribacillus sp. ACCC06369.
TAGTGCTAATAGACCGGTTGATATAATTTCAAGGAGTGATCCAGCTATGGCAGAAAAACGAAACTCTAAAGACATTCTTATTGAAGCTGCTTCCCGGCTTTTTCGAATACGTGGATATTATGGTGTAGGGCTTAAGGACATTATTGAGGAAAGTGGTATCCCAAAAGGTTCGCTGTATCATTATTTTCCGAAAGGCAAAGAGGAATTGGCGATAGAGGCGATTAATCATACAAAAGAATTCGTGATAGATGAAATTCGACGGGGATTTGATGAAATAGAAGACCCTATCAAAGCCATTCAGGCTCATATTTTTCAATTATCCGAGGTTTTTGGTGATAGTGAAAATCTATTAGGACTGCCAATCGGGACGATTGCAGCGGAAACATATACTACGAGTGAGCAGATAAGAACGGCCTGTCAAGAAGCGATAGAAGATTGGCAATCCATTTATGTGAAGAAATTACTCGAGGCGGAATACAGTGAGAAACGGTCAAAGGAATTGAGTATCGTAATTAATGCTTTAATTGAAGGAGGTATCCTTTTATCCTTAACGGCGAAAAACGGGGAACCTCTCCAAGCCATTGCGGAACAGATACCATTATTGCTGATAAATAAATAATTCATCGGGAAAAATTATTATAAGCTTAGGTCGAACAGTTAGTAATTGGAGGAATCATTTTATGTCTACAGATGCAGGACAGCAACAAAACCCAGTCATTAGAACGACCCCCATTTTAATTGCATTTTTAATTGCAGGGTTCATTGGGTTATTCAGCGAGACGGCTTTAAACATGGCGCTGGGGGATTTAATACAGGAATTCAATGTCAGTCCTTCCACCGTGCAATGGCTGACAACGGGTTACTTATTGACATTGGGGATATTGGTTCCCGTTTCGGGACTCTTGATTCAGTGCTTCAATACCCGTCAATTATTCATTGCATCAATGGTGTTCTCGATCATTGGGACGCTCATTGCAGCAATTGCACCTGGGTTCGGCATCTTGATGCTAGCCCGTGTCATCCAGGCAATCGGAACGGGTCTTTTATTGCCCCTCATGTTCAATACCATTTTATTGATTTTCCCTATTCATAAAAGGGGAGCGACGATGGGATTGATGGGGCTGGTGATCATGTTTGCCCCAGCCATCGGGCCGACAGTTTCAGGTTTGATTATTGAAAATCTAAAATGGAATTACATTTTCTGGGTGTCTTTGCCGTTCTTTGTGATCGCTTTACTATTCGGTCTCAAGTATATGCAAAACGTTTCAACAATCACCAAACCTAAAATCGATGTACCATCCATTATTTTATCGACCATTGGTTTTGGTGGAATTGTTTATGGCTTTAGTATTGTTGGAGAGCAAGGGTGGAATAATGCGATAGTTCTATCCTCGATCATTGTTGGCCTTATAGCGCTGTTCCTGTTTGCTGTAAGACAATTCAACATGGATAAACCGATGATTGACTTGCGCGTTTTTAAATATCCGATGTTCACGATAGGGTTAATAACCGTCTTCATCACCTTCATGATCATCATGTCATCCATGATTCTCTTACCGTTATACTTGCAAACCGGGCTTGCATTAGCTGCGTTTTCTGCTGGGCTCGTACTTTTACCTGGTGGAGTGCTTAATGGTATCATGTCTCCGGTTACGGGGCGCATTTTTGATAAGTTCGGACCAAGGGGATTAGTGATCCCAGGCTTCATTATCATGATTGTCATGTTATGGACTTTGACGAACGTAACGACTGAAACATCGATCATTATGGTAATCGTCATGCATACTCTCCTTATGATTGGTGTTTCGATGGTCATGATGCCAGCCCAAACAAATGGCCTGAATCAACTGCCGAAAAATCTTTATCCGGATGGAACGGCTCTAATGAATACATTGCAACAAGTATCGGGGGCCATCGGTACAACCGTTGCCATTACCATCATGTCAGCATCACAAAAAAATTATATGGCAAATGCAGAAGATCCGTTCGATCCATCTGCCATTAGCGGTTCATTGACTGCAGGCGTTCAAGATGCCTTCATTTTTGGTCTTGTCCTAGCAATCATTGGCTTGATCGTATCGTTTTTTATCAGAACTGCACGAGACTAATAAGATATATTAATGGAAAAAGATAAATTAGCCAGCAGGGAAAAGATTTTCTCTGTCTGGCTTTTTTGTTTGAAAAAGGATATTGGTGCTTTAAAAGAACTTAATAATTTTTTACGCCCCATTAGTTACACTGTTTTGTATTCTATTCTTCTAAAATCCGAAACCATATTAAGGAACTTCGCATTTTCTTCTAAATAAGGGAAGTGGTTACTCTCTTCAAAGATATAAAGTTTCGAATCCATCAATCCAGCATCGATTTCTTCTGAGAAGACTAAAGGGCATTGTGCATCATGTCGTCCACAATAAACAATGGTGGGAATTCTAACTTTTGATAGTTCTTTTTGTAAATCAAAATTAGGTAGGTCATTAAAAGAAAAGTAATCTAACCTTCTATGTACTACTTTGCCACTGGAAGGTCTTTGAAAATATTCAGCTTTTTTTTCAATATTGTATAAAGACATATCTGTCCATTCTCTATTGGCAGATCTTCTTTCCTCAATAGTGGTATCCGGAGACTTCAAAATAGAGAATATCTCTTTCAACCTCTTGTTAAGTGAACTACTGGGGCTATACATACTTCCTTCGTGTTCCATATATTTTTTTGTAGCAGTTGCCCCTCCGACCATTAACTTTGAAAGGGTATTAGGAAATGATGTTACATAGACCAACCCTAACATTCCTCCAGTTGAATGTCCTGCAAAACTCCATCGCTCCAATACTAATGCTTCCCTAATAGCTTCCAAATCCATAACTGTTTGACTCATACTCATTTCTTCGTCTGACTCTGCATTACAAGAGTTTCCCGCTCCCTTTAAATTTACAAGATAAACTTTAAAATCACTTACAAAATTATCAGCAAAATAATAGCCAAGTTCATTAAATTCGCTATATAAATGAGTGATACAAACAGGTTCACCTTCTCCTTGGACAAAGACCTCGAACTTTCCACGGCTTGTTTCAACCATTTGTCGTTTCCACATAAAAACACCCCATCTTTTTTATTTTTAATAAGGTTATGTCCAGTCCTTATAAACATTCTTGTGCTATCCTGTTCCTTAATATCTAAAAGTTAACAAGAATACCATAAGGGTAAAATCGTTTTTACTGGTCTTTATTACCATATTTTATCAAAAACTATGAAGATCAGAGTGAATTATTTGAAAATTAACCACTTATCGGATAATCTTACACAATAATAGTTACTAAAAGTCAGCTCAATAAAGCGGTTAACAGGAGGAATTCA
It contains:
- a CDS encoding TetR/AcrR family transcriptional regulator, with translation MAEKRNSKDILIEAASRLFRIRGYYGVGLKDIIEESGIPKGSLYHYFPKGKEELAIEAINHTKEFVIDEIRRGFDEIEDPIKAIQAHIFQLSEVFGDSENLLGLPIGTIAAETYTTSEQIRTACQEAIEDWQSIYVKKLLEAEYSEKRSKELSIVINALIEGGILLSLTAKNGEPLQAIAEQIPLLLINK
- a CDS encoding MDR family MFS transporter, which codes for MSTDAGQQQNPVIRTTPILIAFLIAGFIGLFSETALNMALGDLIQEFNVSPSTVQWLTTGYLLTLGILVPVSGLLIQCFNTRQLFIASMVFSIIGTLIAAIAPGFGILMLARVIQAIGTGLLLPLMFNTILLIFPIHKRGATMGLMGLVIMFAPAIGPTVSGLIIENLKWNYIFWVSLPFFVIALLFGLKYMQNVSTITKPKIDVPSIILSTIGFGGIVYGFSIVGEQGWNNAIVLSSIIVGLIALFLFAVRQFNMDKPMIDLRVFKYPMFTIGLITVFITFMIIMSSMILLPLYLQTGLALAAFSAGLVLLPGGVLNGIMSPVTGRIFDKFGPRGLVIPGFIIMIVMLWTLTNVTTETSIIMVIVMHTLLMIGVSMVMMPAQTNGLNQLPKNLYPDGTALMNTLQQVSGAIGTTVAITIMSASQKNYMANAEDPFDPSAISGSLTAGVQDAFIFGLVLAIIGLIVSFFIRTARD
- a CDS encoding alpha/beta hydrolase; protein product: MWKRQMVETSRGKFEVFVQGEGEPVCITHLYSEFNELGYYFADNFVSDFKVYLVNLKGAGNSCNAESDEEMSMSQTVMDLEAIREALVLERWSFAGHSTGGMLGLVYVTSFPNTLSKLMVGGATATKKYMEHEGSMYSPSSSLNKRLKEIFSILKSPDTTIEERRSANREWTDMSLYNIEKKAEYFQRPSSGKVVHRRLDYFSFNDLPNFDLQKELSKVRIPTIVYCGRHDAQCPLVFSEEIDAGLMDSKLYIFEESNHFPYLEENAKFLNMVSDFRRIEYKTV